A genomic segment from Streptomyces sp. NBC_00459 encodes:
- a CDS encoding intradiol ring-cleavage dioxygenase, with the protein MSGHGHHAQADHGDHEVHEHDRGLSYDLPVLARRRMIRLLAGASLVPLVGCSADDDSTSSAAASDTSSSGTASSSSSAECATIPNETAGPYPGDGSNGVNVLKESGVVRSDITSSFGDSAGGKAEGVPLTITLTVVDAASGCGTPKTGAAVYLWHCDREGNYSLYSDGVTDENYLRGVQETDDKGQVTFTSIFPACYAGRWPHIHFEVYGSLEDATAATSITNTSQLAFPKDVCETVYATDGYSQSVQNLSQVSLEKDGIFSDGYDQQLAAMEGSVDKGYTATLTVPV; encoded by the coding sequence ATGAGCGGACACGGGCACCACGCCCAGGCGGACCACGGCGACCACGAGGTCCACGAGCACGACAGGGGCCTCTCCTACGACCTCCCCGTCCTCGCCCGTCGCCGCATGATCCGCCTGCTGGCCGGCGCGAGTCTGGTGCCGCTGGTGGGCTGCAGCGCCGACGACGACTCCACGTCCTCCGCCGCCGCCTCCGACACCTCGTCGAGCGGCACGGCCTCCTCGTCCTCGTCCGCCGAGTGCGCGACCATCCCGAACGAGACCGCCGGCCCCTACCCGGGCGACGGTTCGAACGGGGTGAACGTGCTCAAGGAGAGCGGGGTCGTCCGCAGCGACATCACGTCCAGTTTCGGGGACTCGGCGGGCGGCAAGGCCGAGGGCGTGCCGCTCACGATCACGCTCACCGTCGTCGACGCGGCCTCCGGCTGTGGGACGCCCAAGACGGGCGCCGCGGTCTACCTGTGGCACTGCGACCGCGAGGGCAACTACTCCCTCTACTCGGACGGAGTCACCGACGAGAACTACCTCCGGGGCGTCCAGGAGACGGACGACAAGGGCCAGGTGACCTTCACGAGCATCTTCCCGGCCTGCTACGCGGGCCGCTGGCCGCACATCCACTTCGAGGTCTACGGCAGCCTGGAGGACGCGACCGCGGCCACGTCGATCACGAACACCTCGCAGCTGGCGTTCCCGAAGGACGTCTGCGAGACGGTGTACGCGACGGACGGCTACAGCCAGAGCGTCCAGAACCTCAGCCAGGTCTCCCTGGAGAAGGACGGCATCTTCAGCGACGGCTACGACCAGCAGCTGGCGGCCATGGAAGGCAGCGTGGACAAGGGATACACGGCCACGCTCACCGTTCCGGT